A genome region from Sphingobacteriaceae bacterium GW460-11-11-14-LB5 includes the following:
- a CDS encoding MFS transporter codes for MNKNLLPLTLGGLGIGITEFVMMGLLPDISKDLAVTIPQAGHLISAYALGVVIGAPLLIMIAGKYPPKMILIALMIMFTVFNAFSAFAPTFDTLFIARLLSGLPHGAFFGVGSVVASRIAEKGKAAQAVSLMFMGLTIANIVGVPLGTFIGHNFSWRISFAVVVFVGLVTLLSLKLWLPALEATKNRDLKAELSFFKKREAWIIIFMISIGTGGLFTWYSYIAPLMTDVAGFSPNAVTYILMLAGIGMLCGNYIGGILADKFSPAKASAALLLTMVITLTIVHFVSASQPLALIMTFVTGAVSFALAAPIQMLMIQSAKGSEMLAASASQASFNIGNALGAFFGGLPLVYGFDYTSPAYVGAAMALVGAFFAFWLIKSNQGLTEQVKVPAASFH; via the coding sequence ATGAACAAGAACTTGCTCCCACTCACTTTAGGCGGTTTAGGCATCGGCATAACAGAATTTGTGATGATGGGTTTGTTACCCGATATCTCTAAAGATTTAGCCGTAACCATTCCACAAGCCGGACATTTAATTTCAGCTTACGCTTTGGGCGTGGTTATCGGTGCCCCGTTATTGATTATGATTGCGGGTAAATATCCACCAAAAATGATATTGATTGCTTTGATGATCATGTTTACGGTTTTCAATGCTTTTTCAGCATTTGCCCCAACTTTCGATACCCTGTTTATTGCCCGATTGCTTTCAGGCTTACCACATGGTGCATTTTTCGGCGTGGGCTCGGTAGTGGCCAGCAGAATCGCCGAAAAAGGGAAAGCGGCTCAGGCCGTATCGCTCATGTTTATGGGCTTAACCATCGCCAATATTGTCGGCGTACCGCTGGGCACCTTTATTGGTCACAATTTCTCCTGGCGCATATCTTTTGCTGTTGTGGTATTTGTTGGTCTGGTTACTTTATTAAGTTTAAAGTTATGGTTACCTGCTTTAGAAGCCACTAAAAACCGCGATTTAAAAGCCGAACTAAGTTTCTTCAAAAAAAGAGAAGCATGGATCATCATTTTTATGATTTCAATCGGAACCGGTGGTTTATTCACCTGGTACAGTTATATCGCCCCGTTAATGACTGACGTTGCTGGTTTTTCGCCAAATGCAGTAACCTATATATTAATGTTAGCGGGTATTGGTATGTTATGTGGCAATTATATCGGTGGTATACTGGCCGATAAATTTTCGCCGGCAAAGGCATCTGCAGCCTTGTTATTAACTATGGTGATTACCCTAACCATTGTGCACTTCGTATCGGCAAGTCAGCCCTTAGCTTTAATTATGACTTTTGTTACCGGCGCTGTCTCTTTTGCGCTGGCTGCTCCTATACAGATGTTAATGATCCAGAGCGCCAAAGGTTCCGAAATGCTGGCGGCCTCGGCCAGTCAGGCGAGTTTTAATATCGGTAATGCCCTGGGTGCTTTCTTCGGTGGACTTCCGTTAGTATATGGCTTCGATTATACTTCGCCAGCCTATGTTGGTGCCGCAATGGCTTTGGTTGGTGCTTTCTTTGCATTTTGGCTGATCAAAAGTAACCAGGGGCTAACCGAACAGGTTAAAGTACCCGCTGCTTCTTTTCACTAA
- a CDS encoding RNA polymerase subunit sigma-24, which produces MNLQSYNDQDLVKVYITGNENGLQELLRRHKSKIYTSIYLLVKDQYLAEDIFQDAFIKVINTLRSGRYNEEGKFLPWVMRIAHNLVIDYFRKEKRTPIITSADGMDVFNMLHFYDESAEDKMLRDQTHKDLKAMIHLLPDEQKEVLLMRHYADLSFKEIADLTDVSINTALGRMRYALSNLRKMLKTKEMTYKG; this is translated from the coding sequence ATGAATTTACAATCATATAATGATCAGGACCTGGTAAAGGTATATATTACCGGGAACGAGAATGGATTGCAGGAACTTTTAAGAAGACATAAAAGTAAAATTTATACCTCTATCTACTTATTGGTGAAAGACCAATATCTGGCGGAGGATATTTTTCAGGATGCTTTTATAAAAGTAATTAATACCCTGCGATCAGGAAGATATAACGAAGAAGGCAAGTTTTTGCCTTGGGTAATGCGTATTGCGCATAATCTGGTTATCGATTATTTCAGAAAAGAAAAGAGAACACCAATCATCACCAGTGCTGATGGAATGGATGTATTCAATATGCTACACTTTTATGACGAGAGCGCAGAAGATAAAATGCTTCGCGATCAAACCCATAAAGATTTAAAAGCAATGATCCATTTATTGCCCGATGAGCAGAAAGAAGTGCTCCTCATGCGCCATTACGCCGATTTAAGCTTCAAAGAGATTGCTGATTTAACTGACGTGAGCATCAATACCGCCTTAGGCCGTATGCGTTATGCCCTTAGTAATTTGCGTAAAATGCTTAAAACAAAAGAGATGACCTACAAAGGGTAG
- a CDS encoding excinuclease ABC subunit A gives MSKKEAEKDPHKNIIIKGARVHNLKNIDVAIPKNKLVVVTGMSGSGKSSLAFDTLYAEGQRRYVESLSSYARQFMGRMNKPDVDYIKGIAPAIAIEQKVITSNPRSTVGTSTEIYDYLKLLFSRIGKTISPVSGKEVKKDSVSTVVDYVNAMPEDTTVTIFCPLYPHNNRTIKEELAILLQKGFLRVLINDKIEKIETVLDDADFKDAELTDDKTVQILIDRIVTNQEEETLSRLADSAQTAFFEGKGDCYVEAQGTTKHFSDRFELDGIKFEEPTPNFFSFNNPYGACKRCEGYGNVIGIDEDLVIPDKSKSVYDNAIAPWRGEKMNVWLQNFIKAAPKFEFPIHRPYSALTETEQQLLWTGNKYFAGLDAFFKELEEQTYKIQYRVMLSRYRGKTTCPDCKGSRLRKDASYVKIAEKSIIDVVLMPLAKALVFFNELKLNTNDTKIAKRLLAEIDNRFLYLNNVGLGYLTLNRLSNTLSGGESQRINLATSLGSSLVGSIYVLDEPSIGLHPRDTNKLIEVLISLRNVGNTVLVVEHEEEMMRAADYIIDIGPEAGTHGGNLVFSGNYEEILKDKNSLTGRYLSGLEKIAIPDKRRKWKDHILIKGARENNLQNIDVKFPLGVFTAVSGVSGSGKTSLVKKILYPALQKAIGNYAGEQTGAYDGIFGNYDLVSAVEMVDQNPIGRSSRSNPVTYVKAWDDIRALFSGLASAKAAGLKPAAFSFNVEGGRCDVCQGEGEVKIEMQFMADIYLPCEACNGKRFKQQVLDVTYKEKNVSEILDMTIEEAVEFFKDEQKILNKLNPLVDVGLGYVHLGQSSNTLSGGEAQRIKLASFLIKGNNANKTLFIFDEPTTGLHFHDIKKLLKALNTLIEQGNTILVIEHNMDMIKCADWVIDIGPEGGDGGGQVVFEGIPEDLVQVEKSYTGKYLASHLNLNP, from the coding sequence ATGAGCAAAAAAGAGGCCGAAAAAGATCCGCATAAAAATATTATCATAAAAGGTGCCCGTGTGCACAACCTCAAAAACATCGATGTTGCCATTCCAAAAAACAAACTTGTGGTGGTAACCGGTATGTCTGGTTCGGGGAAATCTTCGCTGGCATTTGATACTTTATATGCAGAGGGGCAACGCCGATATGTAGAAAGTTTATCTTCTTATGCCCGCCAGTTTATGGGCCGGATGAATAAACCCGATGTTGATTATATTAAAGGTATTGCACCGGCAATTGCCATCGAACAAAAGGTAATTACTTCCAACCCGCGTTCTACCGTCGGTACCTCGACAGAAATTTACGATTACCTGAAACTGCTTTTCTCCCGTATCGGGAAAACCATTTCGCCTGTTTCGGGAAAAGAAGTGAAAAAAGATTCGGTAAGCACGGTGGTCGATTATGTAAATGCCATGCCTGAAGATACAACGGTAACCATTTTTTGCCCGCTATATCCGCACAATAACCGTACGATTAAAGAAGAACTGGCTATTTTATTACAGAAAGGATTTTTAAGGGTCCTGATTAATGATAAAATAGAAAAGATAGAAACAGTTTTAGATGATGCTGATTTTAAGGATGCAGAACTTACAGATGATAAAACCGTTCAGATCCTGATTGATCGTATTGTAACCAATCAGGAGGAAGAAACTTTAAGCAGATTGGCCGATTCGGCGCAGACAGCTTTTTTTGAAGGTAAAGGCGATTGTTATGTAGAGGCCCAGGGTACTACGAAACATTTTAGCGATCGCTTTGAACTGGACGGAATAAAGTTCGAAGAACCTACGCCAAACTTTTTCTCTTTCAACAACCCTTATGGGGCCTGCAAACGCTGCGAAGGTTATGGAAATGTAATCGGCATTGATGAAGATCTGGTGATTCCTGATAAGAGCAAAAGTGTTTACGATAATGCCATTGCCCCCTGGCGTGGCGAAAAAATGAATGTGTGGTTGCAGAATTTTATCAAAGCTGCGCCAAAATTCGAATTCCCGATCCACCGGCCTTATAGTGCTTTAACCGAAACAGAGCAACAGTTGCTCTGGACAGGGAATAAATATTTTGCAGGCCTGGATGCTTTTTTCAAAGAACTGGAAGAGCAGACTTATAAAATTCAATACCGCGTCATGTTATCCCGTTACCGCGGTAAAACCACTTGTCCGGATTGTAAAGGTTCGCGTTTGCGTAAAGATGCTTCTTATGTAAAGATTGCTGAAAAATCGATTATCGATGTGGTGCTGATGCCTTTGGCAAAAGCCCTGGTTTTCTTTAACGAGCTGAAATTAAATACTAACGATACCAAAATTGCCAAACGTTTACTGGCAGAGATTGATAACCGTTTTCTTTATTTAAACAATGTAGGTTTAGGCTACCTTACCCTAAACCGTTTATCAAATACGCTTTCGGGTGGTGAATCGCAAAGGATTAACCTGGCCACATCATTGGGAAGTAGTTTGGTGGGTTCTATTTACGTTTTGGACGAACCGAGTATCGGATTGCACCCACGCGATACGAATAAACTGATTGAAGTATTAATCTCGCTCCGTAATGTAGGCAATACCGTTTTAGTGGTGGAGCACGAAGAAGAAATGATGCGCGCAGCCGATTACATTATCGATATTGGCCCTGAGGCTGGTACCCATGGTGGTAATTTAGTTTTCAGTGGTAACTACGAGGAGATTTTAAAAGATAAAAATAGTTTAACCGGCCGTTACCTGTCGGGATTGGAAAAAATTGCCATTCCGGATAAACGCCGTAAATGGAAAGACCATATCCTGATTAAAGGTGCGAGGGAAAACAACCTGCAGAATATTGACGTGAAGTTTCCGTTGGGTGTTTTTACCGCAGTAAGTGGTGTTTCTGGATCAGGAAAAACCAGTTTGGTTAAAAAAATCTTATATCCGGCATTGCAAAAAGCAATCGGAAATTACGCGGGTGAACAAACGGGTGCTTATGATGGCATTTTTGGCAATTACGATCTGGTCAGCGCTGTAGAAATGGTCGATCAGAATCCGATTGGTCGCTCCAGCCGTTCTAATCCGGTTACCTATGTTAAAGCGTGGGATGATATCCGTGCGCTGTTTTCTGGTTTAGCATCTGCAAAAGCTGCAGGCTTAAAGCCAGCTGCTTTCTCTTTCAACGTAGAAGGCGGCCGTTGCGATGTTTGCCAGGGTGAGGGCGAAGTGAAGATCGAAATGCAGTTTATGGCCGATATTTACCTGCCTTGTGAAGCCTGTAACGGTAAACGTTTTAAACAACAGGTTTTAGATGTGACCTATAAAGAGAAAAACGTATCCGAAATTTTGGATATGACCATTGAAGAAGCGGTTGAGTTTTTTAAGGATGAACAAAAGATCCTCAATAAATTAAATCCATTGGTTGATGTAGGTTTGGGTTATGTGCATTTAGGTCAATCTTCTAATACCTTATCGGGTGGTGAGGCGCAGCGTATTAAACTGGCGTCGTTTTTAATTAAAGGAAATAATGCCAATAAAACGCTGTTTATCTTTGATGAGCCAACAACTGGACTGCATTTTCATGATATTAAAAAACTGTTAAAAGCACTGAATACACTCATTGAACAAGGGAACACGATTTTGGTGATTGAACATAATATGGACATGATTAAATGTGCTGATTGGGTTATCGATATCGGCCCTGAAGGGGGCGATGGCGGTGGTCAGGTGGTATTTGAAGGCATACCCGAAGATTTAGTTCAGGTAGAAAAATCGTACACCGGAAAATATTTAGCATCGCATTTAAATTTAAATCCATAA
- a CDS encoding lysine transporter LysE, translating into MLFLTFFIGIILNAMGYIPPGNINLTVAQLAINKGMRQVWYFILSFSCVEVFFTFGMMRFARWAMSDINPNEAVSEVRLSTLVDCFMIVMFLVMGTITWKNRKKVPKTSNKKEDKRSGSVLYGLILGVLNPVQIPFWLFFGNYVILHQWIETDYLSLVIFSLGSGVGSTLALYLYAHFATYIQEKFALSSLIINKSIAIFLYALAAYLVVKQLIVIL; encoded by the coding sequence ATGCTTTTTCTAACGTTTTTCATAGGCATCATTCTCAATGCCATGGGGTATATTCCTCCCGGCAATATTAATCTCACCGTTGCGCAGCTCGCCATTAACAAAGGCATGCGCCAGGTTTGGTACTTTATTCTTTCCTTCTCTTGCGTAGAAGTATTTTTCACCTTTGGGATGATGCGTTTTGCCCGCTGGGCCATGAGCGATATCAATCCGAACGAAGCGGTAAGTGAAGTGCGCTTAAGTACTTTGGTCGATTGTTTCATGATCGTGATGTTTTTGGTGATGGGAACGATTACCTGGAAAAACAGGAAAAAAGTACCCAAAACCAGCAATAAAAAAGAAGATAAACGCAGTGGGAGTGTGTTATATGGATTGATTTTAGGGGTGTTAAATCCTGTTCAGATTCCATTCTGGTTGTTTTTTGGTAACTATGTGATTTTACATCAATGGATCGAAACCGATTACCTGTCACTGGTAATCTTTAGTTTGGGCTCCGGTGTGGGTTCTACACTGGCACTTTACCTATATGCGCATTTTGCAACTTATATTCAGGAAAAGTTTGCGCTGAGCAGTTTAATTATTAATAAATCGATTGCGATATTTTTATATGCATTGGCGGCCTATCTGGTGGTAAAACAGCTGATCGTTATTCTATAG
- a CDS encoding metallophosphoesterase: MSNRRFFLKNSLAAAVVASISPVLSSFAEEHSAPARPGKAPKLRFAIASDGHYGQPGTDYKLHHENIVKWLNESHDKNPLNFVIINGDLVHDRPELLSEVKKEYYDKLKVPFYAIPGNHDHADAKIWKSVFGYEDNFSFEKNGVGFVLANTSDTKGTYLCPNNDFLKQELDKFKNLKTVFVVLHIPPHFWVPESPFVECPDTIKLLHSYANVKAVFHGHDHSLDAVFYTDKLPHFFDAHIGGNWGTAYKGYRIVEVDENDKIQTYQVNASGSPLLNETKF; this comes from the coding sequence ATGTCTAACAGACGATTTTTTCTGAAAAATAGTTTGGCCGCTGCTGTAGTAGCCAGTATTTCGCCGGTTCTTTCCTCATTTGCTGAAGAACACAGCGCTCCCGCCAGACCGGGCAAAGCACCTAAACTTCGTTTCGCCATTGCATCCGATGGGCATTATGGCCAGCCCGGAACAGATTATAAACTTCATCACGAAAATATTGTAAAGTGGTTAAATGAATCTCACGATAAAAATCCTTTAAACTTTGTGATCATTAATGGAGATCTGGTACACGATCGTCCGGAACTATTATCAGAAGTAAAAAAAGAATATTACGATAAACTTAAAGTTCCTTTTTATGCTATCCCGGGTAACCACGATCATGCCGACGCGAAGATCTGGAAATCGGTTTTTGGTTACGAGGATAACTTTTCTTTCGAAAAAAATGGAGTAGGTTTCGTTTTGGCCAACACTTCAGATACCAAAGGAACTTATTTATGCCCTAACAACGATTTTTTAAAACAGGAGCTCGATAAGTTTAAAAACCTAAAAACTGTTTTCGTGGTGCTGCATATCCCACCTCATTTCTGGGTGCCCGAAAGTCCTTTTGTAGAATGTCCGGATACGATTAAGCTCCTGCACAGCTATGCAAATGTAAAAGCCGTATTCCATGGACATGACCATAGTCTCGATGCTGTCTTTTATACTGATAAACTTCCTCATTTCTTCGATGCCCATATTGGTGGAAACTGGGGCACAGCCTACAAAGGTTACCGGATTGTAGAGGTTGATGAAAATGATAAGATCCAAACTTATCAGGTTAACGCAAGTGGATCACCACTGTTGAATGAAACGAAATTCTAA